Proteins encoded together in one Desulfovibrio sp. UCD-KL4C window:
- a CDS encoding GAF domain-containing protein produces the protein MLKVHAVIKKYKLSKYFEAFTGVIALTVINVIFFRSDPGFVNVSPHPYWIIVLLTASRYGFSGGAFAGSISAIAYFGFTLLSIPDLALVNFKSLSMWGKPALFFIVGVVIGELRELNIKEYNLLSEERDAYKEAFGKIKTKFDVLSEAKQEIDTRIISQENTLGTLYEAAQGLRTLSEENIFPAVLEILREFMSVEDCSIYTLDGDEFKLNTAMRHGKSPLPDSVPYYEGLMGLAAEDKKTVSIKDVANQESMPLGIIISAPILADNQKHVIGVLNVEKMPFMKFNSDSVRVAGLVADWCGSSIENATIFKETKNKLIADEMIDAYTYDYFKRRLREEFVRSRRYQLDLSLILLEFPSLENASDEGREDVLMAFSMILKNQIREIDILFLNNKPGSFFLVLPTTPPAGARVVVKNILNAFKALSMMAFESDESLVEIRAGVAGYSMDMEDPMDMVKAVEEDVVSVLFAE, from the coding sequence ATGCTTAAGGTTCATGCTGTTATAAAAAAATATAAGCTTTCAAAGTATTTCGAAGCTTTTACCGGAGTAATCGCGCTCACGGTTATCAATGTAATTTTTTTTCGGTCTGACCCGGGGTTTGTTAACGTTTCCCCGCATCCTTACTGGATTATCGTGTTGCTCACCGCATCGCGTTACGGGTTCAGCGGTGGAGCTTTTGCCGGAAGCATTTCTGCAATTGCTTATTTTGGATTTACCTTACTTTCAATTCCGGATCTTGCTCTTGTTAACTTTAAAAGCCTTTCGATGTGGGGAAAACCTGCTCTATTCTTTATCGTGGGTGTTGTGATCGGAGAACTACGTGAACTTAATATCAAAGAATATAATTTGTTAAGTGAAGAGCGGGATGCGTATAAAGAAGCTTTCGGTAAAATTAAAACAAAATTTGATGTTTTAAGTGAAGCAAAACAGGAAATTGATACCAGAATTATTTCTCAGGAAAACACCTTGGGGACTTTGTACGAAGCTGCGCAGGGTCTACGGACTTTGAGTGAAGAAAATATATTCCCTGCTGTTCTCGAAATTCTTAGAGAGTTTATGAGCGTAGAAGATTGCTCAATTTATACTCTCGATGGTGATGAATTTAAACTTAATACAGCTATGAGGCATGGAAAAAGTCCACTGCCGGACAGTGTCCCATATTATGAAGGGTTAATGGGACTTGCTGCTGAAGATAAAAAAACTGTCTCTATTAAAGATGTTGCAAATCAGGAAAGCATGCCGCTTGGTATAATCATTTCGGCGCCGATTTTAGCGGATAATCAAAAGCACGTGATAGGTGTTTTGAATGTTGAAAAAATGCCTTTTATGAAATTCAACAGTGATTCCGTAAGAGTTGCCGGACTTGTTGCTGACTGGTGCGGAAGTAGTATTGAAAATGCTACTATATTTAAAGAGACTAAAAATAAACTTATCGCAGATGAAATGATCGACGCTTATACTTATGATTATTTTAAGCGGAGACTACGCGAGGAATTTGTAAGATCTCGTAGATATCAACTGGATTTATCTCTTATTTTACTTGAATTTCCAAGTTTGGAAAATGCTTCCGATGAAGGCAGAGAAGACGTTCTGATGGCGTTCAGTATGATTTTGAAAAATCAGATCCGCGAAATTGATATTTTGTTTTTAAATAATAAACCCGGATCATTTTTTCTAGTTCTTCCGACAACTCCTCCAGCCGGAGCACGAGTTGTGGTTAAAAATATTTTGAATGCGTTTAAAGCATTAAGTATGATGGCGTTTGAATCAGATGAAAGTCTGGTTGAGATTCGTGCAGGCGTCGCAGGTTATTCTATGGATATGGAAGACCCGATGGACATGGTTAAAGCTGTAGAAGAGGATGTCGTTAGTGTCTTATTTGCGGAGTAG
- a CDS encoding HEAT repeat domain-containing protein, protein MSYLRSRVILAGRLWFAAAFLLAYLFEISAFWFYVNRSEAPYFIYVAVCVHILAGLSFFITRPKPRSLPGVGYYYPRLMGLFTIFMPGIGLLGTSMTLMFSRLFMTSHGLAKEYKERAFESGALDVDLPDDINAFLYEELDIHPIADILAGDDLGMKRGAVKLLRRIGSAEAVSLLRKSLSDENAEVRFYAHTALARMEEDYSQLLDKAEMRTKKYDSAQSHAELGAVYRNYANSGLPEINIQEHSMKMACQNWKIACEMSPDNTDYIMRLAEIYIESHKFAEAVEIYKGTRNNPALELESRLGICRAYFEMGNFIALFHEVDTMRSKPVSESSDPFKKVLYNFWMSGDSAYE, encoded by the coding sequence GTGTCTTATTTGCGGAGTAGAGTAATTCTTGCGGGACGACTTTGGTTCGCTGCCGCCTTTTTACTTGCATATCTGTTCGAAATCAGTGCGTTCTGGTTTTATGTGAATAGATCTGAAGCTCCTTATTTTATCTACGTTGCGGTTTGTGTCCATATTTTAGCAGGTCTTTCCTTTTTCATTACTAGACCTAAACCGAGATCTTTGCCGGGTGTCGGGTATTATTACCCGCGTCTTATGGGCTTATTTACGATTTTTATGCCTGGGATTGGGCTTTTGGGAACATCAATGACCTTAATGTTTTCAAGACTTTTTATGACCAGTCACGGTCTTGCCAAGGAATATAAAGAAAGGGCTTTTGAGAGCGGAGCTCTGGACGTTGATCTACCTGATGATATCAATGCTTTCTTGTATGAAGAATTGGATATTCACCCTATTGCGGATATTCTTGCCGGGGATGATCTTGGAATGAAACGCGGCGCTGTAAAGTTGCTTAGAAGGATCGGTTCGGCTGAGGCTGTTTCGTTACTGAGAAAAAGTTTGTCAGATGAAAATGCCGAGGTCCGGTTCTACGCACATACCGCTCTTGCCCGTATGGAAGAAGATTATTCTCAGTTGCTTGATAAGGCAGAAATGCGCACTAAAAAGTATGACAGTGCGCAGTCTCATGCAGAACTTGGGGCTGTATATAGAAATTATGCTAATAGTGGGCTGCCGGAGATTAATATTCAGGAACACTCAATGAAGATGGCTTGCCAGAACTGGAAGATTGCGTGTGAAATGTCACCTGATAATACTGATTACATTATGAGGTTGGCAGAGATTTATATTGAAAGCCATAAATTCGCTGAAGCTGTTGAAATATATAAAGGTACTCGGAATAATCCTGCTCTTGAACTTGAATCCCGTTTAGGAATATGCAGAGCATATTTCGAAATGGGCAATTTTATAGCGTTGTTTCATGAAGTTGATACCATGCGGTCGAAACCTGTTTCAGAGTCTTCTGATCCATTTAAAAAAGTTTTGTATAATTTTTGGATGAGTGGAGATTCTGCATATGAGTAA
- the pelF gene encoding GT4 family glycosyltransferase PelF, protein MSNEDHESGKKYDVCLLLEGTYPFVSGGVSSWIHNLIKGMPELTFTAVCILATSKEKAEYKYEVPDNFVDPKVIYLHDHVDIKQNLFNKITKKNMQKMNEFHKNMDVLDVGMMKEVVSLFRKNKFPLSELMHGKKSWDLLVDRYNIEVNKESFIDYFWTFRFTHLPIFKMLQLELPNARVYHTISTGYAGLLGVIARLTTRRPLLLTEHGIYVKERKIEISQAEWIYHKQDDRFRVDSKLGAIQTFWIRMFEQLGKICYDYSSEIYTLYEGNKQLEILEGADPAKIKIIPNGISLKNFLELKPEDHDYKGQNEFAVGFVGRVVPIKDVKTFLRACKIVALKIEKLKVYIMGPTEEDEEYYEECLNLVKLLHLENIIEFTGKVKVTDYLPILDVIVLTSISEAQPLVIMEANCAGVPAVASDVGSCRELLEGRTVSDKALGPSGIVTKVADPIETGEAILTILQKPVLRKKMSQAGIERVKTFYKESDLNKTYLKIYRKYMKMENLE, encoded by the coding sequence ATGAGTAATGAAGATCATGAAAGTGGAAAAAAATATGATGTTTGTTTGCTTCTGGAAGGGACTTATCCTTTTGTATCAGGAGGTGTTTCAAGCTGGATTCATAATTTAATTAAGGGAATGCCTGAGCTGACATTCACTGCAGTTTGTATTTTGGCTACATCTAAGGAAAAAGCAGAGTATAAGTATGAAGTTCCGGATAACTTTGTAGATCCAAAAGTAATTTATCTCCATGACCATGTAGATATTAAGCAGAATCTGTTTAATAAAATTACTAAGAAGAATATGCAAAAAATGAATGAATTTCATAAGAATATGGATGTCTTAGATGTAGGAATGATGAAAGAGGTGGTCTCTTTATTTCGTAAGAATAAATTTCCTCTCAGCGAACTTATGCATGGCAAAAAATCATGGGATCTATTGGTTGATAGGTATAATATTGAAGTAAATAAAGAGTCATTTATTGACTATTTCTGGACATTTCGTTTTACCCATCTCCCTATTTTTAAAATGCTTCAATTGGAGCTGCCTAATGCAAGAGTTTATCACACTATTTCAACTGGGTACGCAGGACTATTAGGGGTTATTGCAAGGCTTACTACGAGGCGTCCTTTATTACTTACTGAGCATGGAATTTATGTAAAAGAACGTAAAATCGAAATTTCACAGGCTGAATGGATTTATCACAAGCAGGATGACAGATTTCGGGTGGATAGTAAGCTTGGAGCAATCCAAACATTTTGGATTCGCATGTTCGAACAGCTTGGAAAAATATGTTACGATTATTCTTCAGAAATATACACGCTTTACGAAGGTAATAAGCAACTTGAAATTCTTGAAGGAGCTGATCCCGCAAAAATTAAGATAATTCCGAACGGTATCAGTCTTAAAAATTTTCTTGAATTAAAACCGGAAGACCATGATTACAAAGGACAAAATGAGTTTGCCGTTGGATTTGTAGGTAGAGTTGTTCCAATCAAGGATGTGAAGACTTTTCTGCGGGCCTGTAAGATTGTTGCTCTTAAAATAGAAAAGCTCAAAGTTTATATAATGGGTCCGACCGAGGAAGATGAAGAGTATTATGAAGAATGTCTTAATCTTGTAAAACTTCTTCACCTTGAAAATATAATAGAATTTACAGGCAAGGTTAAGGTTACAGATTACCTTCCTATACTGGACGTAATTGTGCTGACAAGTATCAGTGAAGCGCAGCCTCTTGTTATAATGGAGGCTAATTGCGCAGGAGTGCCTGCCGTTGCGTCCGATGTAGGTTCGTGTAGGGAACTGCTAGAAGGGCGGACCGTTTCTGATAAAGCTCTCGGGCCTTCAGGAATAGTCACAAAGGTTGCTGACCCGATCGAAACTGGGGAGGCTATTTTAACAATTCTACAAAAACCCGTGCTTAGAAAAAAAATGTCGCAGGCGGGTATTGAACGGGTAAAAACTTTTTATAAAGAATCAGATTTGAACAAAACATATTTGAAGATTTATCGTAAGTATATGAAGATGGAAAACTTGGAGTAA
- the pelG gene encoding exopolysaccharide Pel transporter PelG produces MAGIGFELRRMLGKDSYLSEMSAYLYAAMVSSGPWLMSVLCLSILGLYSYSGFSRVDQDIFRTTIVYVYAFTLVYVGYIQLVVTRYLADKFYLGEERITLTAFFSSSVLVLVLGAILGIGGIWTFELTLTYKIIAVVLFLIVAMIWLAMIFLSAVKDFRSIVQAFAVGTSISVGAAFLLYPVMGLNGYLLGYTIGQAVIYFWLLARLLAEFPPRKVWDWGMLSYFIRYWDLALIGMLFNLAIWIDKILFWFAPDSRMVVPYLRTHDLYEGPIFFAYLTIVPTLAIFLIKIETKFYEHYHDYFAKIISKKDLFSILQEKKGMTLMLRESLREILIVQGSLTLLCLFMASEFIEIVGLSPIQKPMLQIALIGSFMQVLLSIAVIILFYFDLRKEVLLVTLVFLLSNTGLTLLSMKLGFTFYGYGYCYSCFMSLMCAYYFVSKSVTNLEYITFAGQPIS; encoded by the coding sequence ATGGCAGGAATAGGATTTGAATTAAGACGGATGCTCGGCAAGGATAGTTATTTGTCTGAGATGTCAGCGTACTTGTATGCTGCGATGGTTTCATCTGGTCCATGGCTTATGAGTGTTCTCTGTTTATCTATTTTAGGGCTGTATTCGTATTCCGGTTTTTCTCGCGTGGATCAGGACATTTTCAGAACAACAATTGTTTATGTTTATGCTTTTACACTTGTTTACGTGGGATATATTCAGCTTGTTGTGACACGTTATCTAGCTGATAAATTTTATCTGGGTGAAGAGCGGATAACTCTAACAGCGTTTTTTTCGAGTTCAGTCCTTGTACTTGTCTTAGGGGCAATTCTCGGGATCGGTGGAATTTGGACTTTTGAACTTACTCTTACATATAAGATTATTGCAGTTGTTCTTTTTCTTATTGTTGCAATGATCTGGCTGGCTATGATTTTTCTTTCTGCTGTAAAAGATTTTCGCAGTATAGTGCAGGCCTTTGCAGTTGGAACTTCGATCAGTGTTGGGGCCGCATTTTTGCTTTACCCTGTAATGGGGCTGAATGGGTATCTGCTTGGTTACACCATCGGGCAAGCCGTGATTTATTTCTGGTTGCTGGCTCGGCTGTTAGCAGAATTTCCGCCAAGGAAAGTCTGGGACTGGGGAATGCTTTCCTATTTTATAAGGTACTGGGATCTTGCTTTAATCGGTATGCTTTTTAATCTGGCAATATGGATAGATAAAATTTTGTTCTGGTTTGCGCCTGATTCACGAATGGTGGTGCCTTATTTGCGAACGCATGACCTTTATGAAGGGCCTATCTTTTTTGCTTATTTAACAATTGTTCCGACTTTAGCAATTTTTTTAATTAAAATTGAAACTAAATTTTATGAGCATTATCATGATTATTTTGCTAAAATAATTTCTAAAAAGGACCTTTTCAGTATCTTGCAAGAGAAGAAAGGGATGACGCTAATGTTAAGGGAAAGTTTGCGTGAAATTTTAATTGTTCAGGGTTCACTGACGCTGTTATGTCTTTTTATGGCTTCAGAATTTATTGAAATTGTAGGGCTTTCTCCTATTCAGAAGCCTATGTTGCAGATAGCTCTGATCGGTTCATTTATGCAGGTTCTGCTATCTATTGCTGTAATTATTTTATTTTATTTTGACTTACGTAAAGAGGTTTTACTGGTAACTTTAGTTTTTCTATTAAGTAACACAGGGCTTACGCTGCTAAGTATGAAGTTAGGTTTTACATTTTATGGCTACGGATACTGCTATTCATGTTTTATGTCTTTAATGTGCGCATATTATTTTGTTTCAAAAAGTGTAACAAATTTGGAATACATTACTTTTGCCGGCCAACCTATAAGTTAG
- a CDS encoding NAD-dependent epimerase/dehydratase family protein, which yields MTKKICLVTGCAGFIGSHLTQRLIDLGHLVVGVDNFFSGYVHNMKGFLDHPDFKFHEVSITEDGLIESLKEEYPDLDVIFQLAAIVSVPYSVEHPKLTMEVNFEASRKMIESSTKLGISTFVFAGSAAEYGNEERLPVCEEYATDEVERFSPYGVAKYKASSLIEKSDSGCSLRFFNIFGPRQDPTSQYSGVISRFVDFGLDGKNMVIFGDGTQSRDFLYISDVIDSYLIAAGLDPHGRGPLTGVYNVGTGNGISILELANTISTLTDAPFEVVFKPERAGDIKHSRADVSKITATGFSPLVSFEDGLKKTIEWARSCK from the coding sequence ATGACAAAAAAAATATGTTTAGTTACAGGATGCGCTGGATTTATAGGTAGTCATCTTACACAGCGACTTATTGATTTAGGTCATTTGGTTGTTGGAGTTGATAATTTCTTTTCTGGATATGTGCATAACATGAAAGGTTTTTTAGATCATCCAGATTTTAAGTTTCATGAAGTTTCAATAACAGAAGATGGATTGATTGAAAGTTTAAAAGAAGAATATCCCGATCTTGATGTCATATTTCAGTTAGCAGCTATTGTTAGCGTTCCATATTCTGTTGAACATCCGAAGCTTACAATGGAAGTTAATTTCGAAGCTTCCAGAAAAATGATTGAATCATCGACAAAGCTTGGAATTTCAACCTTTGTTTTTGCCGGATCTGCTGCAGAATACGGAAATGAGGAGAGACTTCCCGTTTGCGAAGAATACGCAACGGATGAGGTGGAACGTTTCAGTCCGTATGGCGTCGCTAAGTATAAAGCTTCTTCGCTTATCGAAAAATCAGATTCAGGGTGTTCTCTGCGGTTTTTTAATATTTTTGGACCGCGTCAGGACCCTACAAGTCAGTATAGTGGAGTTATTTCTCGGTTTGTTGATTTCGGGCTGGATGGTAAAAATATGGTTATATTTGGAGACGGCACACAGTCCCGTGATTTCTTGTACATCTCAGATGTTATTGATTCTTACTTAATTGCTGCTGGACTTGATCCTCATGGACGCGGACCGCTTACCGGAGTTTATAATGTCGGAACTGGAAACGGGATTTCTATTTTAGAATTAGCGAATACTATTTCCACATTAACAGATGCTCCTTTCGAAGTTGTTTTTAAGCCTGAACGGGCTGGTGACATAAAACATTCCCGAGCAGATGTAAGTAAAATTACTGCTACAGGATTCAGTCCTTTGGTCTCTTTTGAAGATGGTTTAAAAAAAACGATTGAATGGGCAAGATCTTGTAAGTAA
- a CDS encoding HDOD domain-containing protein — MVDSNTDFELKNPVNVEVQEASEEYVNKLFSKSNSDFEVVAILKKLAVDRIYHEMIENPDEFKEKPHLSAVERWSGVTPAGPRDFLKKRIALPALPQVLIQIRNVINDPDSSASDLAEVISMDPKLVAAILRLANSAMYNFRTEVDTPTRAVALLGFKQASSLALGTVSLSLFKRSKVSVLELEKFWKHSIACGIIAQEIARAVNLGDPERFFVSGLLHDIGLYVIFESEKSLAVELKRLANEADESLYDAERDLLGFDHAILGGVIIKDWSFPRSLVIAAAGHHSPEKANEDPDAGVVHIADYAARALGYDLGISSVLGGVDEAAWNHIGITVDKFKELIPQFEVLIDEIFEILSPA; from the coding sequence ATGGTCGATAGTAATACCGATTTTGAATTAAAAAATCCGGTTAACGTTGAAGTTCAAGAAGCGTCTGAGGAGTATGTTAATAAACTTTTCAGCAAATCCAATAGTGATTTTGAAGTTGTCGCAATTCTTAAAAAGCTGGCAGTAGATAGAATTTATCATGAAATGATTGAAAATCCTGACGAGTTTAAGGAAAAACCTCACCTGTCAGCCGTTGAACGTTGGAGTGGGGTAACTCCTGCCGGACCCAGAGACTTTTTAAAAAAAAGAATTGCTCTCCCGGCGTTACCTCAGGTTTTGATCCAAATTCGAAATGTTATTAATGATCCTGATAGTTCAGCCAGTGATCTTGCTGAAGTTATAAGTATGGATCCAAAGCTTGTTGCCGCAATTTTACGTCTTGCCAACAGTGCTATGTACAATTTCAGAACAGAGGTTGATACTCCCACAAGGGCAGTAGCTCTTTTAGGTTTTAAACAGGCAAGTTCTTTAGCTTTAGGAACAGTTTCATTAAGTTTATTTAAAAGATCTAAAGTTTCTGTTCTTGAACTTGAAAAATTTTGGAAGCATTCTATCGCTTGCGGAATTATTGCTCAGGAAATTGCCCGCGCCGTAAATCTTGGTGACCCAGAGCGTTTTTTTGTATCCGGTCTTCTTCATGATATAGGTCTGTATGTGATTTTTGAAAGTGAAAAGAGCCTTGCGGTTGAGCTTAAACGTTTGGCAAATGAGGCGGATGAAAGTCTTTATGATGCAGAAAGGGACCTCTTAGGTTTTGATCATGCTATCCTCGGTGGAGTTATAATTAAAGATTGGAGTTTTCCCAGATCTCTTGTCATTGCCGCAGCTGGTCATCACAGTCCTGAAAAGGCTAACGAGGACCCTGATGCCGGAGTTGTGCATATTGCTGATTATGCAGCCAGAGCCTTAGGATATGATCTTGGAATCTCTTCTGTTCTTGGAGGTGTTGATGAAGCTGCATGGAATCATATCGGAATAACTGTTGATAAATTTAAAGAACTTATTCCCCAATTTGAAGTATTAATAGATGAAATTTTTGAAATATTAAGCCCTGCATAA